The Musa acuminata AAA Group cultivar baxijiao chromosome BXJ2-2, Cavendish_Baxijiao_AAA, whole genome shotgun sequence genome contains the following window.
CTAACCTCACTCATGGATGGACGCCAAATCGATGACTGTCTCACGCAGTAGGAAGCAGTAAGCACCAGTCTCTGCATCTGGTTCATGTCATACTTGCCTTCCAGCTTGGGGTCAGCCAGTTCAGCTATTCTTCCAGACTCGATAAGTGGCTTGGCCTAATCAACGTTCTTCTCGGTAAGCAATTCTCCATGCATGGAAGTATAACATCACAAACTTACCCATAGGAGTAGGTTCTGCTTTGAGGCATCTACTGGCCTCCTGCCAGTGACAATCTCCAGCAGCAGAACACCGAATGCAAACACATCAGTTTTCTCATCAACTATCCCATGCATGAAGTACTCTGGTGCCAGATACCTGCCCAGAATGAGGAGTACGTGAGCCATTTAACTTCGTATCAGGTTGATAATGCGGTACCGTACCCAAATGTGCCTTCAATGGGGATGACAGAGTGATGAGTCCACTGTTTCGGGAGCCATTTCGCGAGTCCGAAATCTGAAATCTGCAAGAACAAGAGCTCGAGTAAGCTTTCGTCAATGGTGGATTCTGCTAACCCACGATTAGGCCACCTGGGGCTCGAAGTCTGGACCGAGAAGAACATTGGAGGCCTTGATATCCCGGTGAATGATCCGGTGCCTGCAGCATTTGTGCAGGTAATGCAGACCTCTAGCTATTCCGATGGCGATCTTGTGCCTCGCAGGCCAGTCCAGAAACTTGCCGTTTTTACCTGAAGCAAGGTGTGGTATCCATGTCATCCATGGCTGCATCCCGAGAACAgaggagaaagggaggaggagaagtggCTGAGGCAGAGGGCTCACTGTGCAGAGCTGATGCCAGGCTTCCGTTGCAGGACAAGTCGAAGACGAGATGAAGCCCGTTCTCGATGCAGCAGCCGATTAAGTTGGCTGTGTTGGGATGGCAAACGTGGCCGAGTATGCCAAGCTCGATCAGGAACTCCTTCTCCTTCTGCCGATCTCCATTTCCTTTTGCCAATCTTTTCACTGCTACGCTCCGGCCATTGTACAGGCTTCCTCGGAAAACCTCCGCGAAGCCACCTCTCCCCACCAAATTGTCTGCTTTCCGAGATCAAGCACAGAGAACATGTTGAATGTTCCAAATCAAGCTAACTGTGAACCTTCGTTTGATTTACCTGGATGGAAGTTACTTGTAGACCGCGAGATCTCCTCGTAGGTGAAGCACCTCcaagaaggcttcaggtcgtcgGTATAGGATGAGCATGCATCGCTCTCCTTGCTCATCGACTCCCCTGACGAGCGAGGCAAAGAAAATAGCAGCTTCATGACGGACGATCGCCTCCACATGTTGGCGCCGCTGCGCCTGCCGGCGACGCTGCTGGGTGGACTCAAGCAGTCCTCTGCCACCACAGGGCTTCCTGCGTCCGGCCCTTCAAGAACTCCTCTCGGTGAGTCCTTCTCGCAAATGCTTTCCCTGGGAGAATGCCTCTTTTCTCGCTTCGAGATCGAGTAGAAGAGCTTGTGGAACGGGGAGAGAGCTCTGACCGTGTGATTGCTGGTCCATCTGGAGCTCGAAGAACTGTTATCTGTTGCATGAATTGAAGCTTGTGAATTCCTCGCAAGGAGAAAAAGATCTGGACTTCTCATTCAGACAATTAGAGTTCTCCTACCTTCATATGTCGAGGAGTCTGCAGCACCATCTTTTCTAGGCAGAGATTGCATGTCGATACCGACAATGGAGCAGCCTCCTGGAGCATTCTTGAAGCAGTATCTCATGATCTCAAATGAGTTTCTGTTCCACGGAAAAAAGGATTAGAATCATTATCAAGAGGAACAGAAAGAGAAGAATTCAGTCACCTTTTGGGTGTCGAATTCCTCGATCTACCGAGAACAAGGAAGTTGGCCTCGACCTGTGCCGCTTCCTCGGTGAGTCCTTTCCCCACACTGGAACTACACCTGACCTTCGCTTCCAACGTCACCTGAGAAGAAGCATGGAATGAGACCGTCTCACCGAAGCAGGCAATGCAA
Protein-coding sequences here:
- the LOC135605415 gene encoding probable receptor-like serine/threonine-protein kinase At5g57670 isoform X2 gives rise to the protein MQSPLLYKFQATEQHLCPSSELQKEIVFLLMDSVDESAPSAKILVGVSLDARASFQLLSWAVTVAAHPNDTVVALHVLAEKEGNRVSSERSRLRQAKASVISALGEFAETCQTKQVTLEAKVRCSSSVGKGLTEEAAQVEANFLVLGRSRNSTPKRNSFEIMRYCFKNAPGGCSIVGIDMQSLPRKDGAADSSTYEDNSSSSSRWTSNHTVRALSPFHKLFYSISKREKRHSPRESICEKDSPRGVLEGPDAGSPVVAEDCLSPPSSVAGRRSGANMWRRSSVMKLLFSLPRSSGESMSKESDACSSYTDDLKPSWRCFTYEEISRSTSNFHPDNLVGRGGFAEVFRGSLYNGRSVAVKRLAKGNGDRQKEKEFLIELGILGHVCHPNTANLIGCCIENGLHLVFDLSCNGSLASALHSKNGKFLDWPARHKIAIGIARGLHYLHKCCRHRIIHRDIKASNVLLGPDFEPQISDFGLAKWLPKQWTHHSVIPIEGTFGYLAPEYFMHGIVDEKTDVFAFGVLLLEIVTGRRPVDASKQNLLLWAKPLIESGRIAELADPKLEGKYDMNQMQRLVLTASYCVRQSSIWRPSMSEVLDLLTNGRDSMEAQISRNTEFQTDKMDDQNLATNCYFDFDY
- the LOC135605415 gene encoding probable receptor-like serine/threonine-protein kinase At5g57670 isoform X1 — protein: MQSPLLYKFQATEQHLCPSSELQKEIVFLLMDSVDESAPSAKILVGVSLDARASFQLLSWAVTVAAHPNDTVVALHVLAAEKEGNRVSSERSRLRQAKASVISALGEFAETCQTKQVTLEAKVRCSSSVGKGLTEEAAQVEANFLVLGRSRNSTPKRNSFEIMRYCFKNAPGGCSIVGIDMQSLPRKDGAADSSTYEDNSSSSSRWTSNHTVRALSPFHKLFYSISKREKRHSPRESICEKDSPRGVLEGPDAGSPVVAEDCLSPPSSVAGRRSGANMWRRSSVMKLLFSLPRSSGESMSKESDACSSYTDDLKPSWRCFTYEEISRSTSNFHPDNLVGRGGFAEVFRGSLYNGRSVAVKRLAKGNGDRQKEKEFLIELGILGHVCHPNTANLIGCCIENGLHLVFDLSCNGSLASALHSKNGKFLDWPARHKIAIGIARGLHYLHKCCRHRIIHRDIKASNVLLGPDFEPQISDFGLAKWLPKQWTHHSVIPIEGTFGYLAPEYFMHGIVDEKTDVFAFGVLLLEIVTGRRPVDASKQNLLLWAKPLIESGRIAELADPKLEGKYDMNQMQRLVLTASYCVRQSSIWRPSMSEVLDLLTNGRDSMEAQISRNTEFQTDKMDDQNLATNCYFDFDY